From one Halosimplex rubrum genomic stretch:
- a CDS encoding ABC transporter substrate-binding protein: protein MSTAVGGQREIEIHHHFVWGSEQEAMDAVLSEYADRNPNVSFAEEQTAINALRLMIKSRILREDPPDVWDEWPGANLRPTVEVGATADISELWERTGMERAYFDGMVDVARFDGEFHAVPLDMHRISNLYYNVELFEAAGVDPARLSGPDELAEALPALAEHAEQPIAVFGRNPFGLLQLWETLFLAHEGPDGYEEATGGRPSPHRAGIRAGFDTLETYLAAGPDNPEFMDSSDLEFAFSDGEAACMNNGSWSTGHMAGSDMEFGRDWDCVPFPGTDGTHIVNTNAVVPAAHTEGDDAVSAFVEYLGSAETIERFNAICGSVPPRSDVSVAELHPMSRGLHEAFDGRATQLPSMCHGLAVRPEQVVQLKDAVATFLQDRDADAATDAVVATLS from the coding sequence ATGTCAACGGCCGTGGGCGGACAGCGCGAGATAGAGATCCACCACCACTTCGTGTGGGGGAGCGAGCAGGAGGCGATGGACGCGGTGCTCTCGGAGTACGCCGACCGAAACCCGAACGTGTCGTTCGCCGAGGAGCAGACGGCGATCAACGCGCTCCGCCTGATGATCAAGAGCCGGATCCTCCGCGAGGACCCGCCGGACGTGTGGGACGAGTGGCCGGGTGCGAACCTCAGGCCCACGGTCGAGGTCGGCGCGACGGCGGATATCTCCGAGCTGTGGGAGCGGACGGGCATGGAACGGGCGTACTTCGACGGGATGGTCGACGTGGCCCGCTTCGACGGGGAGTTCCACGCCGTCCCGCTGGACATGCACCGGATCAGCAACCTCTACTACAACGTCGAGCTGTTCGAGGCGGCCGGCGTGGACCCGGCCCGCCTCTCGGGTCCCGACGAACTCGCGGAGGCGCTCCCGGCGCTGGCCGAGCACGCCGAACAGCCGATCGCCGTCTTCGGGCGGAACCCGTTCGGCCTCCTCCAGCTGTGGGAGACGCTCTTTCTCGCCCACGAGGGGCCGGACGGCTACGAGGAGGCGACCGGCGGCCGGCCGTCGCCCCATCGAGCGGGTATCCGCGCGGGGTTCGACACGCTCGAGACGTACCTTGCCGCCGGGCCGGACAACCCGGAGTTCATGGACTCCAGCGACCTCGAGTTCGCCTTCTCGGACGGCGAAGCGGCCTGTATGAACAACGGGTCGTGGTCGACGGGACACATGGCCGGGAGCGACATGGAGTTCGGCCGCGACTGGGACTGCGTCCCGTTCCCCGGCACCGACGGCACGCACATCGTCAACACGAACGCGGTCGTCCCGGCGGCTCACACTGAGGGCGACGACGCCGTCTCGGCGTTCGTCGAGTACCTCGGGTCCGCAGAGACCATCGAGCGGTTCAACGCCATCTGCGGGTCCGTCCCGCCGCGCAGCGACGTGTCGGTCGCCGAGTTGCACCCGATGAGCCGCGGGCTCCACGAGGCGTTCGACGGCCGTGCGACCCAGCTCCCGTCGATGTGTCACGGCCTGGCCGTCCGACCCGAACAGGTGGTCCAGCTCAAAGACGCCGTCGCCACCTTCCTCCAGGACCGCGACGCCGACGCCGCCACCGACGCCGTCGTCGCGACGCTCTCCTGA
- a CDS encoding zinc-binding dehydrogenase yields MYAVQYADHGDRDVVEYAERPDPEAGRADVLVDVKAGALNHLDVWTRKGLPGVDLEMPHVPGCDAAGVVESVGEDVTRFEPGDRVAVTAGVSCGECEFCRDGEASMCVDFHIIGEHVSGVHGELAAVPEDNLVAVPEGVDWATAAAAPLVFQTAWRMLVTRADIEPGESVLVLGASGGVGHAAVQIADFAGAEVFATASTDEKIDFAREIGADHAIDYTDEDFAARVRELTDGRGVDVVVDHVAGETWDDSLKSLAKGGRLVTCGATAGGRPQTNVNRVFWNQLSVIGSTMATPGEVDDVLAKVWDGTFEVRVRDRLPMSETARAHELLEDREGFGKVVVVPDSEIDD; encoded by the coding sequence ATGTACGCAGTCCAGTACGCGGACCACGGCGACCGCGACGTCGTCGAGTACGCCGAGCGGCCCGACCCCGAGGCTGGTCGCGCGGACGTGCTCGTCGACGTGAAGGCGGGCGCGCTGAACCACCTCGACGTGTGGACCCGGAAGGGCCTGCCCGGCGTCGACCTGGAGATGCCCCACGTCCCCGGCTGCGACGCCGCTGGCGTCGTCGAGTCGGTCGGCGAAGACGTGACCCGCTTCGAACCCGGCGACCGCGTCGCGGTCACGGCGGGCGTCAGCTGCGGCGAGTGCGAGTTCTGCCGCGACGGCGAGGCGTCGATGTGCGTCGACTTCCACATCATCGGCGAACACGTCAGCGGCGTCCACGGCGAACTCGCCGCGGTCCCCGAGGACAACCTCGTCGCCGTCCCCGAGGGCGTCGACTGGGCGACCGCCGCCGCGGCGCCGCTGGTCTTCCAGACCGCCTGGCGGATGCTCGTCACCCGCGCCGATATCGAGCCCGGCGAATCCGTGCTCGTGCTCGGCGCCTCGGGCGGCGTCGGTCACGCGGCCGTCCAGATCGCCGACTTCGCCGGCGCCGAGGTGTTCGCGACGGCCAGCACCGACGAGAAGATCGACTTCGCGCGGGAGATCGGCGCCGACCACGCCATCGACTACACCGACGAGGACTTCGCCGCGCGGGTCCGCGAGCTGACCGACGGACGCGGCGTCGACGTGGTGGTCGACCACGTCGCCGGCGAGACGTGGGACGACTCGCTGAAGAGCCTCGCCAAGGGCGGCCGGCTGGTCACCTGCGGCGCGACGGCCGGTGGCCGCCCCCAGACGAACGTCAACCGGGTGTTCTGGAACCAGCTGTCGGTTATCGGCTCGACGATGGCCACCCCGGGCGAGGTCGACGACGTCCTCGCGAAGGTGTGGGACGGCACCTTCGAGGTGCGCGTGCGCGACCGCCTGCCGATGAGCGAGACCGCCCGCGCCCACGAACTGCTGGAGGACCGGGAGGGGTTCGGGAAAGTGGTGGTCGTCCCCGACAGCGAGATCGATGACTGA
- a CDS encoding histidine kinase N-terminal 7TM domain-containing protein: MVTPPFTPFVLLAAILGSGVAAFVWVFRDTPGAKPLSAFVAGASLFALAQGMALASPGLAGKLQWSSVAATVSVVLPAAWLATVLAYTESDRSLGRRRLALLLVEPLAFAALVWTNDAHHLVWADRWIETTGAGAYLTEEFGLGMWAHVGYSYLLIAAGGLELVRLNFRTTDFFRSQGTALLAAMFVAASLWASSLFGLVPRQYDLGGFGFVFGGLVMTAALFRGRLLSITPATRQLGREAVIGEMDDRIVILDDEDRVVDVNPAAARLLDVDPQAVVGTPIGTAAPRLASAIESGSAGQADLELGGADGRRYYDVRVSRLYRSYGGVAGRVVSFRDVTDRRQHEQRLDVLNRVLRHNLRNELNVVAGNAELLRQDVEGSDDVRRRLDRIEETVDGVVARSEKIGHVSRMVDEECDREFAAAERVDSLADSVETEYDGVTVTVDLPDGLTVVGGPCLERAFEELLENAAEHAGETPTVEVRAAECPDGFVEIRVADDGPGIEDQERTVIEAGRETALEHGSGVGLWLVNWVVRECGGSAEFTDGGDGCTVVLRLQRADAVDGDGLDDSGGESAAADDRDRTELEADD, from the coding sequence ATGGTGACGCCGCCGTTCACGCCCTTCGTCCTGCTCGCGGCGATCCTCGGGAGCGGCGTCGCCGCGTTCGTGTGGGTGTTCCGCGACACGCCGGGCGCAAAGCCGCTGTCGGCGTTCGTCGCCGGGGCGAGCCTGTTCGCGCTCGCCCAGGGGATGGCGCTGGCGTCGCCGGGGCTGGCCGGGAAGCTCCAGTGGTCGAGCGTCGCCGCGACGGTCTCGGTGGTCCTCCCGGCCGCCTGGCTGGCGACGGTCCTGGCGTACACGGAGAGCGACCGGTCGCTCGGCCGCCGACGGCTGGCGCTGTTGCTCGTCGAACCCCTCGCCTTCGCCGCGCTCGTCTGGACCAACGACGCCCACCACCTCGTCTGGGCCGACCGGTGGATCGAGACGACCGGCGCGGGCGCGTACCTGACCGAAGAGTTCGGCCTCGGGATGTGGGCCCACGTCGGCTACTCCTACCTGCTGATCGCGGCCGGCGGGCTCGAACTCGTCCGGCTGAACTTCCGGACGACGGACTTCTTCCGTAGCCAGGGGACGGCGCTGCTGGCCGCGATGTTCGTCGCCGCGTCGCTGTGGGCCAGCTCGCTGTTCGGCCTCGTGCCCCGGCAGTACGACCTAGGCGGCTTCGGGTTCGTCTTCGGCGGCCTCGTCATGACCGCCGCCCTGTTCCGCGGTCGCCTGCTGTCGATCACGCCGGCGACCCGACAGCTCGGTCGCGAGGCGGTCATCGGCGAGATGGACGACCGCATCGTCATCCTCGACGACGAGGACCGCGTCGTCGACGTGAACCCCGCCGCCGCCCGGCTCCTCGACGTCGACCCGCAGGCGGTCGTCGGGACCCCGATCGGGACCGCCGCGCCGCGTCTCGCGTCGGCGATCGAGTCGGGGTCGGCCGGCCAGGCCGACCTCGAACTCGGCGGGGCCGACGGGCGGCGCTACTACGACGTGCGCGTCTCGCGGCTCTACCGCAGTTACGGCGGGGTCGCCGGCCGCGTCGTCAGCTTCCGCGACGTGACCGACCGCCGCCAGCACGAACAGCGTCTCGACGTGCTCAACCGCGTCCTCCGGCACAACCTCCGCAACGAGTTGAACGTCGTCGCCGGCAACGCCGAGTTGCTCCGGCAGGACGTGGAGGGGTCCGACGACGTGCGCCGTCGGCTCGACCGCATCGAGGAGACCGTCGACGGCGTCGTCGCCCGCAGCGAGAAGATCGGCCACGTCTCCCGGATGGTCGACGAGGAGTGCGACCGCGAGTTCGCCGCCGCCGAGCGCGTCGACAGCCTCGCCGACAGCGTCGAGACCGAATACGACGGCGTGACCGTCACCGTCGACCTCCCCGACGGGTTGACCGTGGTCGGCGGCCCCTGTCTGGAGCGGGCCTTCGAGGAACTGCTGGAGAACGCCGCCGAGCACGCCGGCGAAACCCCGACCGTCGAAGTGCGAGCGGCCGAGTGTCCGGACGGTTTCGTCGAGATCCGCGTCGCCGACGACGGTCCGGGGATCGAAGACCAGGAGCGGACCGTGATCGAGGCGGGCCGCGAGACGGCGCTCGAACACGGCAGCGGCGTCGGCCTCTGGCTCGTCAACTGGGTCGTCCGCGAGTGCGGCGGCTCCGCCGAGTTCACCGACGGCGGCGACGGCTGCACCGTCGTCCTCAGGCTCCAGCGGGCCGACGCCGTCGACGGCGACGGTCTCGACGACTCGGGCGGCGAGTCCGCCGCGGCCGACGACCGCGACCGGACGGAACTCGAAGCCGACGATTGA
- a CDS encoding beta-glucosidase, with amino-acid sequence MTDTVDRLLSELTLAEKVRLTHGATDTEGTATGFVPGVERLDVPPVRFSDGPLGVRTDEPATAFPASTALSASFDPELAREFGRALGREALARDQDVLLGPGLNLIRVPHCGRNFEYYAEDPVVTGRFAAGVVDGIESTGVIATPKHFVANNQETARASVSAEVDERVLRELYLPGFRDAVDAGAGAVMSSYNRVNGTYTSEHGELLTDTLKDEWGFDGVVMSDWFGTESVVGTANGGLDLQMPGISAEELFESMGAPGDDGDGHGDDREAQAADDDAGPDDPTDGFDYADGMPDPTTGGLYSEELAGAVEAGDVPESRLDDMVRRLLTQLDRHGLLGGSGDADEPEGAVDTPEHRDLAERVAVRGTVLLDNDGVLPLADGADVAVVGPNVDEAILGGGGSSETTPFTETSPVEGIEARAEGSGSVAQGVPRIEDISLFDAFEPDDGGEEGDEDASDASLDAAVAAAEDADVALVFVRDQATEAADRETLALPGDQDDLIEAVAAANDRTVVVANTSGPFETPWREDVAAVVAGWYPGQSHGSAAAAVLYGDSDPGGRLPVTFAPEAAYPTADERRFPGVDGEAHYDEGLLVGYRHFDVTDAEPTYPFGHGRSYATFEYRDAEAVDDSTVELTVENTADRSGRAVVQAYVDSPAAPDDLDRPPRELGGFASLALDAGESRRVTVDLDERAFGRYDAESGWTVDSGDHVVSIGPSSRDRPLDVTIGR; translated from the coding sequence ATGACCGATACGGTCGACCGGCTCCTCTCGGAGCTCACACTGGCGGAGAAGGTACGACTCACGCACGGCGCGACGGACACCGAAGGGACGGCGACGGGGTTCGTCCCCGGCGTCGAGCGGCTGGACGTCCCGCCGGTCAGGTTCTCGGACGGGCCGCTGGGCGTCCGGACGGACGAACCGGCGACGGCGTTCCCCGCCTCAACGGCGCTGTCGGCGTCGTTCGACCCCGAACTCGCTCGCGAGTTCGGCCGGGCGCTGGGTCGCGAGGCGCTGGCGCGGGACCAGGACGTGCTGCTCGGTCCGGGGCTGAACCTGATCCGGGTGCCCCACTGCGGGCGTAACTTCGAGTACTACGCCGAGGACCCGGTCGTGACGGGGCGGTTCGCGGCGGGCGTCGTCGACGGTATCGAGTCGACCGGCGTTATCGCGACGCCGAAACACTTCGTCGCGAACAACCAGGAGACCGCCCGCGCGTCCGTCAGCGCCGAGGTCGACGAGCGCGTCCTCCGCGAGCTGTACCTGCCGGGCTTCCGCGACGCCGTCGACGCCGGTGCCGGCGCCGTGATGTCCTCGTACAACCGCGTGAACGGCACGTACACGAGCGAACACGGGGAGTTGCTGACGGACACCCTCAAAGACGAGTGGGGCTTCGACGGCGTGGTCATGTCCGACTGGTTCGGCACCGAGAGCGTCGTCGGCACCGCCAACGGCGGGCTGGACCTGCAGATGCCCGGTATCTCGGCCGAGGAGCTGTTCGAGTCGATGGGCGCACCCGGCGATGACGGCGACGGGCACGGAGACGACCGGGAAGCGCAAGCGGCCGACGACGACGCCGGCCCCGACGACCCGACCGACGGGTTCGACTACGCCGACGGGATGCCGGACCCGACGACGGGCGGCCTCTACAGCGAGGAGTTGGCCGGCGCCGTCGAAGCCGGCGACGTGCCCGAGTCGCGGCTCGACGACATGGTCCGCCGGCTGCTCACCCAGTTGGACCGCCACGGCCTGCTCGGCGGGAGCGGTGACGCGGACGAACCCGAGGGCGCGGTCGACACGCCGGAACACCGCGACCTCGCCGAGCGGGTCGCGGTCCGCGGGACCGTCCTGCTGGACAACGACGGCGTCCTGCCGCTGGCCGACGGCGCCGACGTGGCCGTGGTCGGGCCGAACGTCGACGAGGCGATCCTCGGCGGTGGCGGCTCCTCGGAGACGACGCCGTTCACCGAGACGAGCCCCGTCGAGGGGATCGAGGCCCGCGCCGAGGGGTCGGGCTCGGTCGCCCAGGGGGTCCCGCGGATCGAGGACATCTCACTGTTCGACGCGTTCGAGCCCGACGACGGGGGCGAGGAGGGCGACGAGGATGCGTCCGACGCGTCACTCGACGCGGCGGTCGCGGCCGCCGAGGACGCGGACGTGGCGCTGGTCTTCGTCCGCGACCAGGCGACGGAGGCCGCCGACCGCGAGACGCTCGCGCTCCCCGGCGACCAGGACGACCTGATCGAGGCGGTCGCGGCCGCGAACGACCGGACGGTCGTGGTCGCGAACACGAGCGGCCCCTTCGAGACGCCCTGGCGCGAGGACGTTGCGGCCGTCGTCGCCGGCTGGTACCCCGGCCAGTCCCACGGCTCCGCCGCCGCGGCCGTCCTCTACGGCGACAGCGACCCCGGCGGGAGGCTCCCCGTCACGTTCGCCCCCGAGGCGGCGTACCCCACCGCCGACGAGCGACGCTTCCCCGGCGTCGACGGCGAGGCACACTACGACGAGGGGCTGCTCGTCGGCTACCGGCACTTCGACGTGACCGACGCCGAGCCGACCTACCCGTTCGGTCACGGCCGCTCGTACGCGACCTTCGAGTACCGCGACGCCGAGGCGGTCGACGACTCGACGGTCGAACTGACCGTCGAGAACACCGCCGACCGCTCCGGCCGGGCGGTCGTCCAGGCGTACGTCGACTCGCCGGCGGCGCCCGACGACCTCGACCGACCGCCGCGGGAGCTCGGCGGGTTCGCCTCGCTGGCGCTGGACGCCGGCGAGTCCCGTCGCGTCACCGTCGACCTCGACGAGCGCGCGTTCGGCCGCTACGACGCCGAGTCGGGCTGGACCGTGGATTCGGGCGACCACGTCGTCTCGATCGGCCCGTCCTCGCGGGACCGCCCGCTCGACGTGACGATCGGACGGTAG
- a CDS encoding molybdopterin-binding protein, protein MVDFQSRDTSRGYGDDEDEEADAEGGGAEAAEDEPADEPVEGEPEAGAEPTEPEPADEPAVETEGVDAGESESGDATGSDPGASDGESDADAAESGGDPLAGSSGGASGDPLAPDTAAAGAASPEADTETDPSTDDTEPETTDDGRGADSPADDPLSSSSGSVQPSEVADGPDDHPFADDETDAEAAVETDAETAVETDPGAAAEHAPSETDRREVENSGGARTDDRADSGGHSHDTDDPSHDSGSHSHDTDDRSHDSAGHSHDHAHGAEVGLLGVAVVTVSSTRTRENDPSGDVIEALIEAADHEVVTREILRDDLDGVQTALLNLTGRDDVDVVVTTGGTGVTPDDVTVEGARPLFDRELPGFGELFRILSYEEIGTRAMVSRATAGMVDGVPVFCLPGSEAAARLGTEELVVEEMAHLVSLARRDD, encoded by the coding sequence ATGGTCGATTTCCAGTCCCGCGACACCAGCCGCGGGTACGGCGACGACGAGGACGAGGAGGCCGACGCCGAGGGGGGCGGGGCGGAAGCCGCCGAGGACGAGCCGGCGGACGAGCCGGTCGAGGGGGAACCGGAAGCGGGAGCGGAGCCGACCGAGCCGGAGCCCGCAGACGAACCGGCCGTCGAAACCGAGGGGGTCGACGCGGGCGAGTCCGAGAGCGGGGACGCCACCGGATCCGACCCGGGAGCGTCCGATGGCGAGAGCGATGCCGACGCGGCCGAATCGGGCGGGGACCCGCTCGCCGGTTCGTCCGGGGGCGCGAGCGGGGACCCGCTGGCCCCGGACACTGCCGCCGCCGGGGCGGCGTCCCCGGAGGCCGATACCGAGACGGATCCGTCGACCGACGACACCGAACCCGAAACGACCGACGACGGCCGCGGCGCCGACTCGCCGGCGGACGACCCGCTGTCGTCGTCGAGCGGATCGGTGCAGCCCTCCGAGGTAGCGGACGGTCCCGACGACCACCCGTTCGCCGACGACGAGACCGACGCGGAGGCCGCCGTCGAGACCGACGCGGAGACCGCCGTCGAGACCGATCCCGGCGCGGCGGCCGAGCACGCTCCGAGTGAGACCGACCGTCGGGAGGTCGAGAACAGCGGGGGCGCTCGCACGGACGACCGTGCCGACTCCGGCGGTCACTCCCACGACACCGACGACCCCTCGCACGACTCTGGCAGTCACTCCCACGACACCGACGACCGCTCGCACGACTCGGCCGGTCACTCCCACGACCACGCCCACGGTGCCGAGGTGGGGCTACTCGGTGTCGCGGTCGTCACGGTCTCGTCGACGCGCACACGCGAGAACGATCCGAGCGGCGACGTGATCGAGGCGCTGATCGAGGCCGCCGACCACGAGGTCGTCACTCGCGAGATCCTCAGGGACGACCTCGACGGCGTCCAGACCGCGCTGTTGAACCTCACGGGTCGCGACGACGTCGACGTGGTCGTCACGACCGGCGGGACGGGCGTCACGCCGGACGACGTGACCGTCGAGGGCGCCCGCCCGCTGTTCGACCGCGAACTCCCGGGCTTCGGCGAACTGTTCCGCATCCTCTCCTACGAGGAGATCGGCACCCGCGCGATGGTCTCCCGCGCCACCGCGGGGATGGTCGACGGCGTCCCCGTGTTCTGCCTCCCCGGCAGCGAGGCCGCCGCCCGGCTGGGCACCGAGGAGCTCGTCGTCGAGGAGATGGCCCATCTCGTCTCGCTGGCGCGGCGCGACGACTGA
- a CDS encoding MBL fold metallo-hydrolase: MVTRLSDEVWWIELGGVNAYLVDDGGTLTLVDAGMPWHGGRVLDAVVDAEFALDDLDRVLVTHYDLDHVGGLARLDGLDLTIYAGRGDAPLVTGREAPPFSVPKGAFQRLVGPLVTPPETEVVPLVDGDEVGSFTAYETPGHTPGHVAYVSEELGLAALGDLVRESDGDLDTTPWVITDDTAAARESVARLAADAPGFEIAAPGHGVPFERGGRDRLAALAARFGQVREPARPPQ; encoded by the coding sequence ATGGTCACGAGACTCTCCGACGAGGTGTGGTGGATCGAACTCGGCGGCGTCAACGCGTACCTCGTCGACGACGGGGGGACGCTGACGCTCGTCGACGCGGGGATGCCCTGGCACGGCGGTCGCGTGCTCGACGCCGTCGTCGACGCGGAGTTCGCGCTCGACGACCTCGACCGGGTGCTGGTCACCCACTACGACCTGGACCACGTCGGCGGCCTCGCGCGCCTCGACGGTCTCGACCTCACGATATACGCCGGTCGGGGGGACGCCCCGCTGGTGACGGGTCGCGAGGCGCCGCCGTTCTCGGTCCCCAAGGGCGCGTTCCAGCGACTGGTCGGCCCGCTGGTCACGCCACCGGAGACCGAGGTCGTCCCGCTGGTCGACGGCGACGAAGTCGGCTCGTTCACCGCCTACGAGACGCCCGGCCACACCCCGGGTCACGTCGCCTACGTCAGCGAGGAGCTGGGGTTGGCGGCGCTGGGCGATCTGGTTCGCGAGTCCGACGGCGATCTGGACACGACGCCGTGGGTCATCACCGACGACACGGCGGCGGCCCGCGAGAGCGTGGCTCGGCTGGCGGCCGACGCGCCGGGGTTCGAAATCGCGGCGCCGGGCCACGGCGTGCCCTTCGAGCGCGGCGGGCGCGACCGGCTGGCCGCCCTCGCGGCGCGGTTCGGTCAGGTCCGCGAGCCCGCGCGGCCCCCGCAGTGA
- a CDS encoding WD40/YVTN/BNR-like repeat-containing protein → MSERTDTRRNVLKAAGAALGAAAVPSVASASSADSEWTAVKSPVGGTLYDVEETSEGAYAVGDAGVVLERTAKGWRKILDGGPTGNGNNLYGADVTDDGERLWFVGSSGAIGEYDVTTGNLVDHSAPMDVTNNFNDVSVTGEAGEANVYVAGDSGKMYYSFENGATQTWDYVTPGSGSAINAVDFYDDREGHIVDGNKSVFYTGDGSTWDKIGLADANVNFYGVDSDGADDVWVSGGGGMVFHWTGSRWVPRDTGDAGLRDIEVEDGVGYAVGGGGAVYDREDEEWKPDATPTGQNLKAVCRESEVEIAVGAGGTILEH, encoded by the coding sequence ATGTCCGAACGCACCGACACTCGACGCAACGTGCTGAAAGCAGCGGGCGCGGCGCTCGGCGCGGCGGCCGTCCCGTCCGTCGCGTCCGCGTCGTCCGCCGACTCGGAGTGGACCGCGGTGAAGTCCCCCGTCGGTGGCACCCTCTACGACGTCGAGGAGACGAGCGAGGGCGCGTACGCGGTGGGTGACGCGGGAGTCGTCCTCGAACGGACCGCGAAGGGCTGGCGGAAGATCCTCGACGGCGGCCCGACCGGCAACGGCAACAACCTCTACGGCGCGGACGTGACCGACGACGGCGAGCGCCTCTGGTTCGTCGGCTCCTCGGGCGCTATCGGCGAGTACGACGTGACGACCGGCAATCTCGTCGACCACTCGGCGCCGATGGACGTGACCAACAACTTCAACGACGTGTCGGTCACGGGCGAGGCCGGCGAGGCCAACGTCTACGTCGCCGGCGACTCCGGGAAGATGTACTACAGCTTCGAGAACGGCGCGACCCAGACCTGGGACTACGTCACGCCGGGGTCGGGCTCGGCCATCAACGCCGTCGACTTCTACGACGACCGCGAGGGCCACATCGTCGACGGCAACAAGTCCGTCTTCTACACGGGCGACGGTTCGACCTGGGACAAGATCGGGCTGGCCGACGCCAACGTCAACTTCTACGGCGTCGACTCGGACGGGGCCGACGACGTGTGGGTCTCCGGCGGCGGCGGGATGGTCTTCCACTGGACCGGCTCGCGGTGGGTCCCGCGAGACACCGGCGACGCCGGCCTGCGCGACATCGAGGTCGAGGACGGCGTCGGCTACGCCGTCGGCGGCGGCGGCGCGGTCTACGACCGCGAGGACGAGGAGTGGAAGCCCGACGCCACCCCGACCGGCCAGAACCTGAAGGCCGTCTGCCGCGAGAGCGAGGTCGAGATCGCCGTCGGCGCCGGCGGCACCATCCTCGAACACTGA
- a CDS encoding NUDIX hydrolase, whose translation MSTDDEGAPGDGSGPSADGADDYHENAEQSVIAVDENDEEQGLINRLDAHTGDGTRHRAFTSLLFDEDDRILLAQRSPKKRLWDTYWDGTVASHPIKGQTQVEATRQRLEEELGVTPDQYDNLRVTDRFEYKRYYMDEGVEHEVCAVLKATLLDTSLDPDPEEVGGYMWVPYEHLYEHPRWYRQLRLCPWFEIAMRRDFE comes from the coding sequence ATGAGTACGGACGACGAGGGGGCTCCCGGAGACGGCAGTGGGCCGTCGGCCGACGGAGCCGACGACTACCACGAGAACGCCGAGCAGTCGGTGATCGCCGTCGACGAGAACGACGAGGAACAGGGGCTGATCAACCGCCTCGACGCCCACACCGGCGACGGCACCCGACACCGCGCGTTCACCTCGCTGCTGTTCGACGAGGACGACCGCATCCTGCTCGCCCAGCGCAGCCCGAAGAAACGGCTCTGGGACACCTACTGGGACGGCACCGTCGCCTCCCATCCGATCAAGGGCCAGACGCAGGTCGAGGCGACCCGCCAGCGACTCGAAGAGGAACTCGGCGTCACGCCCGACCAGTACGACAACCTCCGGGTGACCGACCGCTTCGAGTACAAGCGCTACTACATGGACGAGGGCGTCGAACACGAGGTCTGCGCGGTGCTGAAGGCGACGCTGCTGGACACGTCGCTCGACCCCGACCCCGAGGAGGTCGGCGGCTACATGTGGGTGCCCTACGAGCACCTGTACGAGCACCCGCGGTGGTACCGACAACTGCGTCTCTGCCCCTGGTTCGAGATCGCGATGCGCCGGGACTTCGAGTAA